cttaaagattttaaagttctTTCAAACAATGACCTTCCATGTTCAGCATGTTCTTTAGGAAAATTGATTACTCGACCATCCCCTACTAAAGTTCAGCTTGAAAGCCCAATTTTTTTAGAAAGGATCCAAGGCGACATATGTGGACCTATACACCCATCATCTGGCCCATTTAGGTATTTCATGGTATTAATCGATGCAtcaactagatggtctcatgtttgtcttctctcaactcgtaatgatgcttttgcaaaattacttgcccaaataatcaaattacgagCTCAATTCCCAGATCATTGCATCAAGTCAATTCGTTTAGATAATGTCGGCGAATTCACATCCGCAACTTTTGTCGACTATTGCATGTCTGTAGGAATCTCAGTTGAACACCCAGTTCCTcatgtacatacacaaaatgggtTAGCCGAGTCTTTTATCAAAAGACTCCAACTTATTGCAAGACCGCTGTTGTTGAAAGCAAAACTACCTACATCAATTTGGGGTCACACAATACTTCATGCTGCTAATATTATTAGGATTAGACCAACTTCTTACAACCAACATTCTCCGCTACAACTGGTACTTGGTCAAGTTCCtaatatttctcacttcaaaATTTTTGGATGTGCTGTATATGTACCGATTGCTCCACCACAAAGATCAAAGATGGGAGCTCAAAGAAGAATAGGTATCTACGTTGGTTTTgattccacatctataattagatatctgGAGCCTCTAACCGGAGACTTATTTACCGCAAGATATGCAGATTGTCATTTTGACGAGTCTATATTTCCTCCCTTAAGGGAGATAAACATTCAAATAAAGTTAATCCTGACATAACATGGAATGCGTCAGAATTATATTTTCTGGATCCACGTACCGGTCAATGCGAACTTGgagttaaaagaattattcatatgcaaaatatcgcaaaccaaatgcctgacgcatttaacgattctagaaatataactaaatctcatatacatgcagtaaatactccagctagaatagatataccaattcaaaaatcagatacaaaagaattggttatagaatcaaagccacgcctgaagcgtggtagaccggtcggtgcaaaagatgttgcaccacgaaaaagaaaaataaagaaaattgccCCTGAAGTGGCACATGCTCCAGAAAAAGTAAATACCCCTGAAGTGGTATTATCTCCTGAAGAGATTTCAGTCCCTGAAGATACGggattaaacaatcatgaaatttcaataaattatgtgcatgatatgaaattatgggatCAAAGTAAAGCCATAATtgatgatgtatttgtgtattccgcagcattggatgtagacataaattctgatcctgaaccacaaagtgtggatgaatgccgtcgaagaaaagactggccaaaatggaaagacgCAATCCAAACAGAATTAAATTCACTGCGTAAAAGAGAAGTATTTGGACCTGTTGTCCAAACACCAATCGGTGTGAACCCTGTTGGAAATAAATGGGTATTCGTAAGAAAACGAAATGAAAAtaatgaaattatgagatataaAGCCCGACTTGTAGCACAGGGGTTTTCTCAAAGGCCTGGCATTGATTTTCAAGAGACATACTCGCCAGTGATGGATGAAATTACTTTTCGTTTTATATTAGGTATGGCATCTAAAGAAAAATTGTAAACACGTCTTATGGACGTCGTTACTGCATACCTGTACGGTTCACTTGatagtgaaatttttatgaaaatcccaGAAGGGTTAAAAATGGACGAGTTCAAGAAACCTCATCATATATATTTCATTAAACTTCAACGATCATTTTATGGACTGAAACAATCTGGACGTATGTGGTATAACAGACTTAGTCGTTATTTACAAAAGAATGGGTATATTAGTAATCAAATTTCTCCAtgtgtttttatcaaaaaatcacaATCTGATTTTGTGATTATtgctgtatatgtggatgatttaaacCTTGTAGGAACAGCTACAGAGGTTGATAAAGTTGTCATATACCTAAAGACATAATTTGAAATGAAAGATTTTGGAAGGACAAAATATTGCCTTGGTATACAAGTCGAGCACTTGTCATCGGGAATTTTCCTCCACCAATCTACATATACAGAAAAGGTTTTGAACAgattttacatggataaatctcATCCATTGAATACTTCAATGGTGGTTAGATCTTTAGAGCCTGATAAAGATATATTTCAACCACGAGAAGATGATGAAGAAGTTCTCGGCCCTGAAATCCCATATCTTGGAGCAATTGCTGTACTTATGTATCTTGCAAATAATACAAGGCCAGATATTACATTTGCTGTGAATTTATTGGCTAGATTTAGCTCTGCTCTGATGGACAGGCATTGGAATGTGATCAAGCATATATTTCGTTATCTTCGTGGAACAATTGATTTTGGGTTATTCTTCCCGAAAAACTCAACATCTCAGCTGATTGGTTATGCAGACGCTGGATATttgtcagatcctcattttggcaaatcacaaactggatatgtgtttacatATTGCGGTACAGCCATTTCCTGAAAATCTACGAAGCAAACTACAGTGACAACCTCAACAAATCACTCAGAACTCATTGCGATTCATGAAACCAGTAGAGAATGTGTTTGGTTGCGGTCTATCATCAAGAATATTCAGGAATCATGTGGATTACAAGACATCACTAGAAGTCCTACCGTTATGTTTGAGGATAACACCGCATGCATTGATCAACTCaaggaaggatatatcaaaggAGACAGAACGAAGCACCTttcaccaaaattcttctacactcatgaACTTCAAAAGAATGGTGAAATTGATGTGACAACCTTGCTGATTTATTCACGAAATCATTACCGAATTCAACATTTGGGAAGTTACGGCATAACATTAGAATGCGTCGACTCAAGGATTTGTTACAACAAAACTTCGGAGAATGATTAGTTTTTTCCGAGGGGAgattgtactctttttccttcgtcaAAGTTTTTATCCCATGGGGTTTTTCTTTgacaaggttttaacgaggcagtcTATGAGCCATTTTAAAATAACAATCAAAGGGGAGTGTTGTAAATTGATTGTAATTTTCAAACATTAAATAGTAAGGCTAGGTTTAGACTTGAAAATATTTGCATTGCATTAAATTCTATGTTACTTGTTTTGGCTATAAATAGCCTTCTTCGGAATGATGGAAAACACACTCAAGCAGCTTTCATCTCTGTAGTCTGCTCTCTATCTCCCTTTCTGCTATATTTACTTTTACAGAGGTTCGATATAATACTGTTATAGCTAGTATTTTACAGCAATATTTTATATAATACTTATAAAACAGCTACAAGGACACTCTTGTACCTTTGAACTATTGAAAAACACCTTCAATTATGAGCTCAATCTGTCCCCAAAAATATTGTAAAAATACAAAATTACATGATTTTACATCACACTCATAATCTATTAGTTTATTTTAGCCAGCCCAAACCAACGCAATTCAAATAAGCTCTAACCGACTCAACTCGATGAAATTTGTTCCAAACTTTGATcgaataaaattaaaataaataggttGGGTTAGGATTTACCGCGCAACCCCCAACCGGCACCCTTAATTGTAAGTATGTTATGTTTCCGGAATTTTacatgaagaaaataaaattattaaatttaaaagaaaataaaactAACTCCCAATGTGTGCCCTTGGACACATAATAAACACTAACTCCCATGGTGCATTTTGATTGATCATCTAACAACTCCACCAATAAAAATGCACCAAACTCATCAAATTTAGTgtttaaattaaaatagaaatttagaactaatctaagccattagatctacATAATATAATGGTTCCCCTAAATCACACCACCCAACTACCCTACTCCCTCACACACTCAATTTCagtttttcccctccgtttttaatttgatatcTCCCGTCAAactgtaattttttttaaaatctgatttcactgtatttttctatatctctcaacgatcgatttgcataccatatatgttatatttcgaattaattttaaaaagaaaattatttgATTTCTAATTTCCATTCTAAATTGGTTTTTATTAGAGTAGACTCTGTAATCATTATTTGTCAAACAAAATTGGGATGGAACTTTACATTTAACCTCACCCAAATTAAACTCCAAATGTATAGTGTTAATTTTGGGTGATCCGATTCATATTTGTATAGCTTCCACCGAACGATTCACGAATTTTAAACGTCCATATCCATTTTCCCGCCTGAAATACAACACAAATATGAACAATCTCTCTCCCTCTCAAACCACCTAACCAAACCAATCACCACCATGGCCACCACCACGAAACCACCGCCACTCACTGCCACCGACATAATCAACCTCGCCCAGACCCACCCCCACACCCACCCTCTCCCACCTTACCTCCTCTCTCCCTCCTCTCACCAAACCCTAATCTCTCTCCTCAACTCTCTCCCTTACTCTCAAATCTCTCTCTACACTtcctctctcctctctctcatctctctctcccAATCTCTCTTATCTCTCCTCCCCTCTCTCCTCTTCTCCTAcacttctctctttctctcccactCTCTCCCCCGCGATCGCACCTCTTTCTCCACCTTCCATCTCTTCCTGCCTCATCTAGACAACGTCCCTGTACCCGAACTAATTAAATTATCGGAACTTATTGTATCGAGTTTATCGAAAATTAACGAGCCTGATGATGCTCAGGTTCTCGAAATTTTGCCTAATAgtcttgatttaatttttaagTCGAGTGAGAGGAGAAATGTTGAATTGATAATTGATAGGGTGATTTTGAGTGATTGGAGTAAGGTTGTGTTGGTTGAGATTGTTTCGGTTGTTTACGAGTTTAGGTTTTTGAGCAAGGAGAGGTGTAGGGAGTTTGTAGataaggtgtttgatgaaatgagGAATGTCGAGTTGCAGGATTTGCCGTCGTTGGTTTATCAGTTGTTGGTTTTGGCGTCAAAGGGGTTTTGTAAAAGAGAGTTGATCGAGGGGATTTTGGTGTTTTTCGGGTGTAAATTGGGGGGAAAAGGGAGTTCGATAATTAGGCAGGTTGAGGGGACTGTGTTGTTACATGTGAATTTTGCGGTTAAACAGGATCCTTCGCTTGGGCAGGAATTGATTGGGATTTTGAGGGGTGATGTTCGGGTGTTTAATTATTTTGTGGTGGCGGTTTTGTTGTCTGTGGCTAGGATACGGAGGTTTAATGACTCTGCAATGGCGATATTGAAAGCAACGTTGGCGAATGCTTACAAGGATTGCAAGTTTGTAGAGTTAATATTAACTACACCTTATGAGCATTGTTTAATATCCCTTATTTTTATGGCATCGTATTTGTTGTGCTAGTACAAGGAATTGGATTTTCATGACAGCATGCTAGTTAATTTTGATTACGGATGAGTGATATACTCATGGAAACAAGTTATGTTGATATATTATTCAAGCATTGATCATAGACAGTAGGATAGTGTGTTTAACTTCTCTTCCATAAAGATAGCTATGACAATTTTGTACACCTACCATTAGCACTAAGCTGATTCAGCTCGAGTTTAAACTAATCAAGTCCACAAGACGAAAAGAAAATTTTTCAGTTTTGAAACAAAGCTGCTTTGAGGTCAAACATCGAGGGAatttttggttttattatggaACACAAAATTGTAATTTTGTACAATATAATTGTATGAAATGTCAAGTACGAGCTAGCTTTGTAGTCTATCAGTATGATTAAACATGGTGGACTTTTTTTTTGGGCATCACATATAATAAACATTTTACTTTAATGCTTTATGATATTTGTGTTTCAGGGTTTGTAAATGGCTTCCGACTGATTTAAAGGAAGAGTTTCTGCAGATTGCTCTGGTCTTAGAGACGGCTATCATGCGAGCTGTAAGTGCCCTTCACTCTCCTTCCTGCATTTACTCTATTGGACTGGACATATACCCAGGGAAGAAGTTGAACTGTAATACAGAAGTAGTATCTATGACCTTATTCCCTGAATCTTCTAGACCTTCTTGATGATTGAATACTTGAATTAGATGTGCTGTAATGTCTTATACTTTATAACCATCTAACTGATAGAAGTTTGCTTGTTGAaagaaataatatatatatgagAACAAGGTAGAGACAATTAAAAAGATGTCATAAACGATtacatttttaatataaatattctCCATTGTATATTTGGTTGAAGAAATTACTTTTGGAATCTCCGTTGTATACATGTGGGTTTGATAGAATTACTTCTGGAAGAGAGGACTTTATCTCATCATGGACCTATTAACCTTGTAGTTTTCATTTTCTTTACATTTAAATTTTGATCGAATTGTTGTAGGTCAAAGAAAGCAATTATGGGAGAGAGCACATTGTTCCTAGCATTGTAAGGTTTGGTTTTGTATTGCTTGAATCAGTGGATGAGGGAGGCCAGAAAGGGCTCTGCAAGTCCCACGGTCTGATGGGTTCTCAGAAAGTAGGTATGCAGATGCTGAGATGTTTATTTGAAGTTCATGATATGGCGAGAAATGAGGTTAGTATGCCATAATTTTCAGAATGATATATTTCGTGCATTTTTCATATTTTCTTGTTTCCGCGTTGTGCATCGTTCCAAAATCCAAATCGAGATAGATGTTTATTAAGCTGTTTCGGCACCAAGTTCCCGTCATGTGCGTTTTTTGTTCTGTATCACCTATAAAAGTATCACTGATTTTTCACAGCAGAGGTTTCCATGTCCTTTATATGACTTAATAGTTAAGAggcatttgaaaaaattatttacaAATGCTAGTTTTCTGATTGCTACGTTATTCTGCCTGCTAATCACCCATCTAAAAAAGGATATTTACACAAGATACTTATATGTTCATTATCTTGGCCGGATTTATGCGTGATGGCTAAGAAAACAGGCAGAATCATTATTTCTTGCTAATTCGTTTTACTGAGAACTGTTATCTGGATAATgcattaatttaaaaaatttaaaacaaGTAAACATGATCGGAAATACATATTGGATCATATCTTCATTGACAGCTTGTTATCGAATTATGATGACTTTCCTCTATCAATATATTGAATGGCCGAAACACCAACTGTAACAATCATTTCCAATTCAAGtgttcttttctttttctttccaaaAATCATTGACATATTATGCCTTTTGCAGATCATTGAACAATGTAAATTCCGCATTCTTTCGGCAAAGCCAGATCAGAGTTTGGCCATTATAAGGTGTGTTTTTATGTCATTGAGTAGCTTTGATTTTGTTTTTTGTAATCTGATAAAAAAAACTGACTTTTTCTATGTATGACTTTAGTTTAAATTTTTGAGTTTATCTGGAACTTAAAATTTAATTACATTTCTGGCAGATTATTATGTTGTCTGGTCCGGTGCAATCCGTATCCGATGTTAGAATATGTTTCACATCTAAAGGAGTTGCTGGATTACTTTACTTTTATGAATGGAACGGTTGCGATCCATCTCGTTGCTGCTCTAATTCCTCTTGTCAGAATCAGTCGTGACCTTATGGTATGCACTTCCTGAAAAAAGAGTAACACTTGACTTATTACATTTTGTTTGaaaaataataattgaatcaacgGTGAAGGGAGTTAAAAGATGGTTTAAATTAGTATTTTAAGCAATGTGCTCGTTTAATATGAATCCAATGTTTTATCAAGTAAAAAAGCCCGTGAACATCTTTTTTTATCTTTCCTTTTTACCATATTGGACTATAATCACATCTGTTTTGTTAGTTTAAAAGGTTTCTAGTTAATAAAAAGACCTGAGTGAATCAGAGATAGAGAAAGGCAGAAAGCCAAGTTTTTCTTAATTAGCTGCTTCTGCTTGAAAGTGTGAAGTAAAAGACCCAAAATTTCAACTAGTTTTTCCCTAAAATTTTCCTTAGCTAAGTTTTCTGAATAATTAGTTTTTTAAGTGTATTAATCATTTGTGAGTAGTCAATGCCAAAAGTCGAGAGGTTTATTTTCTTCTGCGAAAATTGATGTAGGATTACACCATATTAGTTGTGCGCAAGGCTATGTTTAGACGTGAAAATTCAGTTATTGAAGCTGCAACTACTGCCATTATGAAACTGATATTAGCAGAAAAGAAAGCTAAAAAGAATGTCATAAATTCTTTTGAAGAATCATCAAGCCAAGCCAGCTGCAGTCAGCAAGCTGAGGTACCGTATGGCATCGGTGTCGGTCTTTTCCACGAGTTTAACGGTTTGCTGCAGAGATGCCTTTTTCGGCAGGTGTTTGTGAAAGCTTTTCTTTCATTCTACTTTCTCCTCTTATCCTTTTTATAATGTCACAGTAATGTTTCTAATACTGGCTGCATTATTTTTTCAAGGCAAAAGTTAAAGAGATCATATACGATGGCTTTGTGGAGCTCATTTTGGTGGACCCGTCAATTTCAGGGTCTGTTTTTGATTTTTTGTTGCCCCACTTTCTACAGTTTTACAAAGAGGTAAATACTACATACAGGCTCATAACTATTAATATTTACCTGGATCTTAAATATAAGTCTGTTATGCCGTCCTTTCATATTAAACACATTATATGGTCTGCTGTGTGGCTCTTGTACCATGCAGTGGTACTTACCATGATGACATCTACACATTGTTTTCACTTATCTTCACAATTATAATTGATTTCTATTTCAGGATGCAGAAATTCAACTTAAGATTAACCAGTGCGTTAAATTGGAGAATGGAAAAATTTGCATACAAGAGCCTCTTGATTGCCTTTTGTCTTGCGTTTCCTGGATTCTTGTAATGCAGCCACTTGGTAAATCTGATCCTTCAGATGCACGACACTCTTTTGGTTTCTCCCTTACACAAGAGAATGAGGTATTGTCTTGTAAATTCCAGTTACTAAAGTAATTTTAGTACCTCGTTCTTTATTAATTGTTTGGAATCATTCTAGGCAGGAAGGAACATGTCTGGAGAGTCATTCTCAAGTGCTTTATCGAAGATTCGGAACTTTTTTAGAACTGCGAATTTTGAAGGTTGGTCAGTAATATGTGTTTTTTGCATTATTGAGATCACCGAAAAGTTTGAGCAATGTAGCTTTTACAGACATATACTTTCCCAATCTCAGTACTTGTCAACACTTTTCATTTCTAAAATGCAAATATTAGTGGAGTATTCTTCTTCCTCAGTCTCAAAGAACTTTTCAACTTTCTGATCAGGCATACCTGTTATCTAGTTAGATCTCAAATAATCGTAATTCCATAATATGAGAGCTTTTCTAAATAAATTGTACTTTTTTTTGTGAATTAAGCAGAATTACTTGGACAAATCCAGGATGCAGCTTCTGCACAAGtaaaagaagaaaagaaatatTGTGCTTGGATTTTATCTGGAATTCTTGAGGTAGTGGTTAATATCATTACCACTGAATTTGAGAAAGCAACTGATATCAAGAAActagatttagaaaaagaacttCTTGAGCATGCTGATGTTTATGCATCTTTAGAAAGATATTTTTCTAGTGGAACCGGTAATAAGAGGGGAATTGTTAAATCTACTGCTACTCAAATACCTGATAAGCCTGAATCAAGCAGAACAAATtttttcaaagaaaaaactcTTTTGGCAACTACGAGTATCAGTCATCTTTTTCAAATAGCGCTGGGGATGTACAGAAGTGGCTCTAATAGTACTGCAACTTCCCAGAATCATAGCCAGTCATCCTCTAGGAACCCATCAATTCAATGCTTCAAGTTGTTATTGTTTGCCCTGAATGCTTCTCTTAGACTAATAAAGTCTTTCTCAGCAGCTGGAAAAGATGATAAGCTGAAAATTTTAGTTTATGGGGAAATGAAATTACTTGGTTCACCAATATTGAAAGCTATATGGTTCCTCAAGTTGAGTCCAAATAATGTGGCAGATCATAAAAATGAAACTAAGGGGAGGAAAGACACTGAAGACAGAAACGAACTTTTTCATTTGGCACTAGTTTGCTTGAAGGAATTAATAACAACATATCTGCAGTGCCCAGAGCAAGAAGGCATTATTGCGGAATTAGTGTTGCAAGCGACACTTGAGAATGGACCCAATGATGTTTCAAATGTTGATTTAATAGATGAATGCGAAGTAAACAATCAAACTGATGATCAAACTGAAAGAAGTATATACATGTTCATCAAGTTGATCATTAAGCCGATATTCTCTAAGCTTCTTTCTGCTTCATCTTTTCAAGAAATCGAGGTAAATTATTAATTCCCTTTATTAAAATTGTGCTCACAGTCCTGTGAACTTCTTTTGCTTTGTATATGTCACCTGAAGTGCAATTATATTGATCAGATTCTCTGTGATATAACAATGAGCATCGGTACCAAGTTGTCCGGGGAAAGGAGGAGGTCTCTTGGAGACTGGGCACTACATATATGCAAAAGCTGTGATGTGAAAAATCCCAAGATTGCCAAAAGTGTTTTTACTCTTGTATTTTCATTAAGTCCATCTCCAAATGATTtagttgttgctgaagatgtgGCTAAAGAGTTGTTAAAAGTAATGGATACTAGCAGCCCATTAACGAAGTCGGAAACATACCCTCTGATACAACACTCTACTGAAACTGCAGTAGTTTCTTCTGTGCTATATATGATTGAACCAATTGTTGTTGACATGGACTGGTTTGCCACTAAATTGAAATCTTACTTGGCAGCTAATCAAAAGGGCATTATGCTTGATGAGAACGATAGACAGGCACCTGCGCTGGCACTGGAAGAGATCTTTTACATGACAGCTGAAGCCATAGTGAAAGTTGTATCTCCTTTTCTCTCGATGAGCCTCAAGGGTATGGTTGTTTAAACTATTGT
This genomic interval from Apium graveolens cultivar Ventura chromosome 8, ASM990537v1, whole genome shotgun sequence contains the following:
- the LOC141676526 gene encoding uncharacterized protein LOC141676526; this translates as MATTTKPPPLTATDIINLAQTHPHTHPLPPYLLSPSSHQTLISLLNSLPYSQISLYTSSLLSLISLSQSLLSLLPSLLFSYTSLFLSHSLPRDRTSFSTFHLFLPHLDNVPVPELIKLSELIVSSLSKINEPDDAQVLEILPNSLDLIFKSSERRNVELIIDRVILSDWSKVVLVEIVSVVYEFRFLSKERCREFVDKVFDEMRNVELQDLPSLVYQLLVLASKGFCKRELIEGILVFFGCKLGGKGSSIIRQVEGTVLLHVNFAVKQDPSLGQELIGILRGDVRVFNYFVVAVLLSVARIRRFNDSAMAILKATLANAYKDCKFVEVCKWLPTDLKEEFLQIALVLETAIMRAVKESNYGREHIVPSIVRFGFVLLESVDEGGQKGLCKSHGLMGSQKVGMQMLRCLFEVHDMARNEIIEQCKFRILSAKPDQSLAIIRLLCCLVRCNPYPMLEYVSHLKELLDYFTFMNGTVAIHLVAALIPLVRISRDLMDYTILVVRKAMFRRENSVIEAATTAIMKLILAEKKAKKNVINSFEESSSQASCSQQAEVPYGIGVGLFHEFNGLLQRCLFRQAKVKEIIYDGFVELILVDPSISGSVFDFLLPHFLQFYKEDAEIQLKINQCVKLENGKICIQEPLDCLLSCVSWILVMQPLGKSDPSDARHSFGFSLTQENEAGRNMSGESFSSALSKIRNFFRTANFEELLGQIQDAASAQVKEEKKYCAWILSGILEVVVNIITTEFEKATDIKKLDLEKELLEHADVYASLERYFSSGTGNKRGIVKSTATQIPDKPESSRTNFFKEKTLLATTSISHLFQIALGMYRSGSNSTATSQNHSQSSSRNPSIQCFKLLLFALNASLRLIKSFSAAGKDDKLKILVYGEMKLLGSPILKAIWFLKLSPNNVADHKNETKGRKDTEDRNELFHLALVCLKELITTYLQCPEQEGIIAELVLQATLENGPNDVSNVDLIDECEVNNQTDDQTERSIYMFIKLIIKPIFSKLLSASSFQEIEILCDITMSIGTKLSGERRRSLGDWALHICKSCDVKNPKIAKSVFTLVFSLSPSPNDLVVAEDVAKELLKVMDTSSPLTKSETYPLIQHSTETAVVSSVLYMIEPIVVDMDWFATKLKSYLAANQKGIMLDENDRQAPALALEEIFYMTAEAIVKVVSPFLSMSLKDPQAEHLIRVATRFYKNLARISKLQIAPKGCKPVLPSHSYQKLVEVTCKHLTAPLYRFVEVMQQQESARKGILNKIKRENRCIPELIFQIEDYEKYLILLTKATKINLLRHAKRSTSRDFRIIQSNEEGTEDQLNENNDDSAAEAAEDDNATEEPGDEGHEPEELGLPVADDSVSDDENGQSFPSAKRAKTTNRIVQDSDDEA